A single genomic interval of Verrucomicrobiota bacterium harbors:
- a CDS encoding MFS transporter has translation MASRLDRLPFSRWHWLIVAGLGVTWILDGLEVTLVGALSAVTQTCAWSIVFFIAPCAASPAYLTVSEIFPLEIRGLAIAAFYAFGTLAGGVAAPIFFGNLIQSGSKDAMFMGYLIAAGLMIVGALAEVFLGVAAERKSLEDIATPLSHAGDESAP, from the coding sequence GTGGCTTCTCGTTTGGACCGCCTCCCGTTCAGCCGGTGGCATTGGCTGATCGTGGCCGGACTCGGGGTTACCTGGATCCTTGACGGGCTGGAAGTCACCCTGGTGGGCGCGCTCAGCGCCGTGACCCAAACCTGCGCCTGGAGCATCGTGTTCTTTATTGCCCCCTGCGCCGCGAGCCCTGCGTACCTCACCGTGAGCGAAATTTTCCCGCTCGAGATCCGGGGGCTGGCCATCGCGGCCTTTTATGCCTTCGGCACCCTTGCCGGCGGTGTCGCTGCGCCCATCTTCTTCGGTAACCTGATTCAATCCGGATCGAAAGACGCCATGTTTATGGGTTACCTGATCGCGGCAGGGTTGATGATCGTCGGGGCCTTGGCCGAGGTATTCCTGGGAGTGGCGGCGGAACGTAAATCGCTGGAAGACATCGCCACGCCGCTTTCTCACGCGGGCGATGAAAGCGCCCCGTAG
- a CDS encoding metallophosphoesterase has protein sequence MKILLTADLHLLRASREHTLSVLASWVDRLRPEVMVIAGDVASAPQAAEALLALRRIFSQGWLAICLGNHDFWMHDEARPRYASLEQVVEEHWLPATRQAEVVLLDSGNLELPDLYLVGGYGHYDLGFAVPGLAYGDLKISEADYLRGACPEVSAMRWRDFQLMPAIQTGLHEVAAAQVTGFERRLIQTGMKPVLAVMHTAPFQELLGIPPLPVGVPPPERAFFRAYLGNRGMGVMLRRHLHRLCGIVCGHTHRPAGPVDVNGVPGVNVGSDYGAPKAVVYEVAESRFWRVPDRLS, from the coding sequence TTGAAGATCCTGCTTACGGCCGACTTGCACCTGTTGCGGGCCAGCCGGGAACACACGCTGAGCGTTCTCGCGTCCTGGGTCGACCGGCTTCGTCCGGAGGTCATGGTGATTGCGGGGGACGTAGCCAGTGCACCTCAGGCGGCCGAGGCACTCCTGGCGTTACGCCGCATCTTTTCGCAAGGATGGTTGGCGATCTGTCTGGGCAACCATGATTTCTGGATGCATGACGAGGCGCGGCCACGTTATGCGAGCCTTGAGCAGGTGGTCGAAGAGCACTGGTTGCCCGCCACCCGGCAGGCGGAGGTGGTGTTGCTTGACAGCGGCAACCTGGAACTGCCTGACCTTTACCTGGTCGGCGGTTACGGCCATTATGACCTCGGTTTCGCCGTGCCCGGACTCGCGTACGGCGACCTGAAGATTTCAGAGGCGGATTACCTGCGGGGCGCTTGTCCCGAGGTGTCGGCCATGCGCTGGCGCGATTTCCAGCTCATGCCGGCCATCCAGACCGGCCTGCATGAGGTGGCGGCAGCGCAGGTGACGGGCTTTGAGCGTCGCCTGATCCAGACCGGGATGAAACCCGTGCTGGCCGTCATGCACACGGCGCCCTTCCAGGAGTTACTCGGAATTCCCCCCTTGCCGGTGGGGGTGCCTCCGCCCGAGCGCGCATTTTTTCGGGCGTACCTGGGTAACCGCGGCATGGGCGTGATGCTGCGACGGCACCTGCACCGCCTGTGCGGCATCGTGTGCGGCCACACCCACCGGCCGGCCGGGCCGGTGGATGTCAACGGTGTGCCCGGCGTGAACGTCGGGTCGGATTACGGTGCGCCCAAGGCCGTCGTGTACGAGGTTGCAGAATCCAGGTTCTGGCGGGTACCGGACCGGCTGTCATAA
- a CDS encoding glycosyltransferase family 2 protein: protein MLVSVIVPVFNEEEAIPAVWEGVRAELSRLRVEWEIIFLDDGSTDSSPAILDRLASIDAHVRVVHFKRNFGQTAAMMAGFDHAAGDVIIPVDGDGQNDPADIEKMLRLLDEGYDVVSGWRKDRQDNYIQRNLPSILANQLISLVSGVRLHDFGCSLKAYKRHVVEGIRLYGEMHRFLPVYASWHGAKITEVIVNHHPRRTGRSKYGLERVIKVILDLLVVKFLDKAAQKPMYVFGGCGLFSLGLSLFTFCYMVWLKLSEGVSFILTPLPLIAVMTFMIAMMCVLLGLLAEMITRTFYESQGKSVYAVRSRRNFSEPQVRLVEEAGTPLRARAR from the coding sequence GTGCTAGTATCCGTGATCGTTCCGGTATTCAACGAGGAAGAGGCGATACCCGCCGTCTGGGAGGGAGTTCGCGCGGAGCTCTCCAGACTCAGGGTCGAATGGGAGATCATCTTCTTGGATGACGGCAGCACCGACAGTTCGCCGGCGATTCTCGACCGGCTCGCCTCGATTGACGCTCACGTCCGGGTGGTGCATTTCAAACGGAATTTCGGCCAGACCGCAGCCATGATGGCCGGCTTCGACCATGCGGCCGGAGACGTGATCATCCCGGTGGACGGCGATGGCCAGAATGATCCCGCTGACATCGAGAAAATGCTGCGGCTGCTGGACGAAGGGTACGACGTGGTTTCAGGGTGGCGCAAGGACCGGCAGGACAATTACATCCAACGTAACTTGCCCAGCATCCTGGCAAACCAGCTGATCTCCCTGGTATCCGGCGTTAGGCTTCATGATTTTGGCTGTTCGCTGAAGGCTTACAAGCGGCACGTCGTCGAAGGCATCCGGCTTTACGGCGAAATGCATCGTTTCCTGCCGGTCTACGCGTCCTGGCACGGTGCCAAGATCACGGAGGTAATCGTCAATCACCACCCGCGGCGAACCGGCCGGTCCAAGTACGGCCTGGAACGGGTGATCAAGGTCATCCTGGACCTGCTCGTGGTTAAGTTTCTGGATAAAGCCGCTCAGAAACCTATGTACGTCTTTGGCGGCTGCGGGTTGTTCAGCCTGGGACTGAGCCTCTTTACGTTTTGCTACATGGTGTGGTTGAAACTCAGCGAGGGCGTTTCTTTCATCCTGACGCCCCTGCCGCTGATCGCGGTGATGACCTTCATGATCGCCATGATGTGCGTCCTGCTGGGACTTCTGGCCGAGATGATCACCCGCACGTTCTACGAATCGCAGGGCAAATCGGTTTATGCCGTGCGTTCCCGGCGCAACTTTTCTGAACCGCAGGTGCGTTTGGTGGAGGAGGCGGGTACGCCACTCCGGGCCCGGGCCCGTTAA
- a CDS encoding apolipoprotein A1/A4/E family protein, with protein MKTAGVNELHALVVEALSKGDGHKLADAIVRATELAEAELRPVTRDYLDARLTAGASDLQKALTDLRTELKQEMADLRTELKQQMADLRAELKQEMADLRAELQQQMADLRAELQQQMADLRTELKQEMADLRAELQQQMGDLRAELQQQTADLRAELQQQIADVRADLIDKMRTQQMWTVGTFVLLLASVVLQHYWK; from the coding sequence ATGAAGACCGCCGGCGTTAATGAACTGCACGCCCTAGTCGTTGAGGCCTTGAGTAAGGGCGATGGCCATAAGTTGGCCGACGCCATCGTGCGCGCCACCGAGTTGGCCGAAGCCGAGCTGCGTCCGGTGACCCGCGACTACCTTGACGCGCGCCTGACGGCGGGAGCATCCGACCTGCAGAAGGCCCTGACGGACTTGCGAACTGAATTGAAGCAAGAAATGGCGGATTTGCGAACCGAGCTGAAGCAGCAAATGGCGGACTTGCGGGCCGAACTGAAGCAAGAAATGGCAGACTTGCGGGCCGAATTGCAGCAGCAAATGGCGGACTTGCGAGCCGAGTTGCAGCAGCAAATGGCGGACTTGCGAACTGAATTGAAGCAAGAAATGGCGGACTTGCGGGCCGAATTGCAGCAGCAAATGGGGGATTTGCGGGCCGAATTGCAGCAACAAACGGCGGACTTGCGGGCCGAGTTGCAGCAACAGATTGCCGACGTGCGAGCTGATCTGATCGACAAGATGCGCACGCAGCAAATGTGGACGGTCGGGACCTTTGTCCTGCTTCTCGCGAGCGTCGTCCTGCAGCACTACTGGAAGTAG
- the pulA gene encoding pullulanase-type alpha-1,6-glucosidase produces MDPAETKRIGDLRKAKAHWVSRDTIVWPGAEAGRNYRLYHAPNGGIHVASGGVEGGSAVGLQVAPEGIPVPVLEKLPQLAGATALKLPEEALGDLCSLLKGQLIVVKAQVEQPLGATSLQVAGVLDDEFYYAGPLGAEPNRNGVVFRLWAPTARSVRLLIFDEPAAGKPEAIYRLTPRSRGLWSLEVNDPAWVNHKYYLYEVEVFAREQGKVVTNRVTDPYSLGLSANSTKSLVVDLNSPLSRPASWGAVPKPPLRSVNDIVLYELHVRDFSAVDETVPEQDRGKYTAFNHPSSNGMRHLASLAAAGLTHLHLLPAFDFSSVPEPASEQKRPQIEPCPDPASTQPQAAVAAVKDQDAYNWGYDPCHYTVPEGSYATSPHGLTRIREFREMVQALHAAGLRVVMDVVYNHTAAAGQDPASVLDRIVPGYYHRLDGDGDPYTNTCGPATASEHRMFEKLMIDSLSTWAGQYGIDGFRFDLMGFHFRQNLLRIREALQKIDSSIYLYGEGWDFGEVARNALGLNATQANMAGTGIGTFNDRGRDAIRGGLPFDRGERLMLNQGFVNGLWYDNNGERPPNRSQQIILLHLTDLARLALAGTLQDYVLVDKDGNRVTGAQLEYCGRPAGYALQPGDVINYVAAHDNQTLFDNDQYKLPAGTPMADRVRVNNLALATVALAQGIPFFHAGDELLRSKSFDRNSYNSGDWFNRLDFSYRTNNYGVGLPPEEENGAEWPLQAPLLRNPELKPAYADIVSAHQFFLELLRIRRSTPLFRLPTGDEIKARVAFGNTGPGQQPGLIVMTISDRTGADLDPDLRSVVVFFNADKVPKVVVMPEYTGLSLELHPIQRASAADQVVRESGFDARSGTFTIPARTTAVFIEPG; encoded by the coding sequence TTGGATCCGGCAGAAACGAAGCGCATCGGAGACCTGCGAAAGGCAAAGGCTCACTGGGTGTCCCGTGACACGATCGTCTGGCCGGGAGCGGAGGCCGGCAGGAATTACCGCCTGTATCACGCCCCGAACGGCGGAATCCACGTGGCCTCGGGCGGCGTCGAGGGTGGCTCAGCGGTTGGCCTGCAGGTCGCCCCTGAAGGTATACCCGTGCCGGTGCTCGAAAAGCTCCCGCAATTGGCGGGGGCAACGGCGCTCAAACTTCCGGAAGAGGCCTTGGGCGACCTTTGCTCCCTGCTCAAAGGACAATTGATCGTGGTCAAAGCGCAGGTTGAACAACCGCTCGGCGCCACGTCCCTCCAGGTCGCGGGCGTTCTGGACGATGAATTCTATTACGCCGGACCGCTGGGGGCCGAGCCGAACCGTAACGGGGTGGTTTTTCGCCTCTGGGCGCCGACTGCCCGGTCGGTTCGGCTCCTGATTTTCGACGAGCCGGCGGCCGGGAAGCCGGAAGCGATCTATCGCCTGACCCCAAGGAGCCGGGGGCTATGGAGCCTGGAGGTGAATGACCCCGCCTGGGTCAATCACAAATACTACCTCTATGAGGTCGAGGTTTTCGCACGCGAACAGGGTAAGGTGGTCACAAACCGGGTGACCGATCCGTATTCGCTGGGCCTTTCGGCCAATTCCACGAAGTCGCTCGTGGTTGATCTGAACTCACCGTTGAGCAGGCCGGCTTCCTGGGGAGCCGTCCCTAAACCGCCGCTCCGGTCGGTCAACGACATTGTGCTTTACGAGCTGCACGTGCGCGACTTTTCAGCCGTTGACGAGACGGTGCCGGAGCAGGACCGGGGCAAGTACACCGCGTTCAATCACCCGTCCTCAAACGGCATGCGCCACCTGGCGAGCTTGGCGGCGGCGGGTCTGACCCACCTCCACCTCCTACCGGCGTTCGATTTCAGCTCGGTACCGGAGCCGGCTTCCGAACAAAAGCGGCCTCAAATCGAGCCATGCCCGGACCCGGCTTCGACCCAGCCGCAAGCTGCCGTTGCCGCCGTCAAGGATCAGGACGCCTATAACTGGGGGTACGACCCCTGCCACTATACCGTGCCTGAAGGCAGTTACGCCACTTCGCCCCACGGGCTCACGCGCATTCGCGAGTTCCGCGAAATGGTGCAGGCCTTGCACGCCGCTGGGCTGCGCGTGGTGATGGATGTGGTTTACAACCATACGGCGGCTGCAGGGCAAGATCCGGCCTCCGTATTGGATCGCATCGTGCCCGGCTATTATCACCGGCTCGACGGAGACGGCGACCCGTACACCAACACCTGCGGCCCCGCTACGGCTTCCGAGCATCGCATGTTTGAGAAGCTCATGATCGATTCGCTCAGCACCTGGGCCGGGCAGTACGGGATCGATGGGTTCCGGTTCGACCTGATGGGCTTCCATTTCAGGCAAAATCTGCTGCGCATCCGGGAAGCATTGCAGAAAATCGATTCGTCAATCTACCTTTACGGCGAAGGTTGGGATTTCGGCGAGGTCGCCCGTAACGCGCTCGGGCTGAACGCAACGCAGGCGAACATGGCCGGTACGGGCATCGGCACATTCAACGACCGCGGCCGCGACGCGATCCGCGGCGGCCTGCCGTTCGACCGGGGAGAGCGATTAATGCTCAATCAGGGATTCGTCAATGGCCTCTGGTACGACAACAACGGGGAACGGCCGCCGAACCGGAGTCAGCAGATAATTCTTCTGCACCTGACTGACCTTGCCCGGCTGGCGCTGGCCGGCACCTTGCAAGATTATGTTCTGGTCGACAAGGACGGAAACCGGGTGACCGGTGCGCAGCTTGAATATTGCGGCCGGCCTGCCGGGTACGCGCTTCAGCCCGGCGACGTCATCAACTACGTCGCGGCGCATGACAACCAGACCTTGTTTGATAACGATCAGTACAAGTTACCCGCCGGCACGCCGATGGCTGATCGCGTCCGGGTGAACAACCTGGCGTTAGCGACCGTCGCCCTGGCTCAGGGCATCCCGTTTTTTCATGCCGGCGACGAGCTGTTGCGGTCGAAATCGTTCGACCGCAACAGCTATAATTCGGGCGACTGGTTTAACCGTCTGGATTTTTCTTACCGGACAAACAATTACGGCGTCGGCCTGCCCCCGGAAGAAGAGAACGGCGCAGAATGGCCCCTGCAAGCCCCGCTCCTCCGGAATCCGGAGCTCAAACCGGCCTACGCTGACATCGTCTCCGCGCACCAATTCTTTCTCGAGTTGCTCCGGATCCGGAGATCGACCCCGCTGTTCCGGCTCCCGACCGGCGATGAAATCAAGGCGCGGGTGGCCTTCGGCAATACCGGGCCCGGCCAGCAGCCCGGACTGATTGTGATGACGATCAGCGACCGCACAGGTGCAGACCTGGACCCGGATCTGCGCAGCGTGGTGGTGTTTTTTAATGCCGATAAGGTGCCGAAGGTGGTGGTTATGCCCGAGTACACGGGGCTTTCACTCGAACTTCACCCGATCCAACGCGCTTCCGCAGCGGACCAGGTCGTCAGGGAATCGGGGTTCGACGCCCGTTCGGGCACGTTCACGATCCCGGCACGGACCACGGCGGTTTTCATTGAGCCGGGGTAG